Part of the Pseudomonas sp. ADAK13 genome is shown below.
CGATGCACTTCGGCGTCGGTCAGGGTGGTCTGGCCGCCGCGCAGGTGTTCCATCTCGGCGTCGACTTTCTGGGCGAACACCTCAGGGGTCAGCGCTTTCACCAGGATCTTGATCCGGGCCTTGTACTTGTTGTCACGACGGCCATAGCGGTTGTACACCCGCAGGATCGCGTCGAGGTAGCTCAACAGGTCCTGCCACGGCAGGAATTCGTTGATGAAGGCACCGACCACCGGCGTACGGCCAAGGCCACCGCCGACGAGCACACGGAAGCCCAGTTCGCCAGCGGCGTTATGCACCGGCTCCAGGCCGATGTCGTGCACTTCGATGGCGGCGCGGTCCGAGGTCGAGCCATTGATGGCGATCTTGAACTTGCGCGGCAGGTAGGCGAATTCCGGGTGGAAGGTGGTCCATTGACGGACGATTTCACACCACGGGCGCGGGTCGATCAGTTCGTCAGCGGCAACGCCGGCGAATTGGTCGGTGGTCACGTTGCGCAGGCAGTTACCGCTGGTCTGAATGGCGTGCATCTGCACGGTGGCCAATTCAGCCAGGATGTCCGGCACGTCTTCCAGGGCCGGCCAGTTGAACTGGACGTTCTGGCGGGTACTGATGTGGGCGTAGCCTTTGTCGAAGTCGCGGGCAATCTTGGCCATCATGCGCGTCTGACGGGAAGTCAGTTGGCCATAAGGCACGGCAACCCGCAGCATCGGTGCAAAGCGCTGAACATAAAGGCCATTTTGCAGGCGCAGAGGGCGGAACTCTTCTTCGCTCAGTTCACCTGCCAGATAGCGTCGGGTCTGATCACGGAACTGCTTGACGCGGTCCTCGATGATGCGCTGATCGTATTCGTCGTATACGTACATATAGGTCCTGTTCTCGGCAAATCTGCGCGCACGGCCGCGCACTCCCAACGGAGCCGGCGCACGATACCAGTTTGCGTTTATGCGCAAAAGTGATGTTTGAGTATATGCAAATAACCAAAACGCCTAATGAGAACCGTTATCGCGATACCCACATTTGTCATGCGGGCAATCATGAACTTTACTGTGCTCGTGTCTTTGTGCAATCACCTATAAAACCGACAAGAGGCGATGCTATGAGCAATCCGACCAAAGCCCGAAAAAGTGACAGCAGTGTCGATGCCTGGGCCATTTTGTTCCTGATTATCCTGGTGGTTTCCACTGCCGTGTTCTGGGTCAGCCATCAATAAAGGGGTGTTACCCGAGCTGGATTGTCCGACAATCGGCAATTAACCGAGATTGACCGGCCCGATGCCATTATCATGGGCTGTCATTCCGAAGGGCTCAGGCAACGATGTTGAAGGTTCTCTGCAAGTGCTTGCTGGTGCTGAGCATGCCGTTCTGGGCCATTGCCCAGGCGACATCGGTGGTGTTTCTCAACCCTGGCAATTCGACCGAGACCTTCTGGGTCAGCTACGCGCAATTCATGCAGGCCGCCGCCAGGGACCTCGGCCTGGATTTGCGTGTGCGCTATTCCGAGCGCAACCCCGAGACTACCCTTTCCCAAGCCCGCGAGGCGCTGCAGGGCAGTCAGCGCCCGGACTACCTGGTGCTGGTCAACGAGCAATACATCGCCCCGCAGATCCTGCGCCTGTCCGAGGGCAGTGGGGTCAAGCTGCTGATCGTCAATAACGCGCTGACGGCCGATCAGACCCAATTGCTCGGCGCGGGCAAGTACCCCAACTGGATCGGCAGCATGGTCGCCGACGACGAGGAGGCGGGCTACCTGATGCTCACGCAGCTGTTGCGCCTGCATGGCCCTGTCGCCCCTGGCCAGACCCTCGACCTGATTGCGTTCTCCGGCGCCAAGACCACACCTGCCGCTCAACTGCGTGAACGGGGTTTGCAGCGCGCCCTGGCCGACAACCCGCAGGTGCGCCTGCGCCAGTTGGTGTATGGCGAGTGGAGCCGCCAGCGGGCCTTCGACCAGGCCACACAGCTCTTCAAACGTTACCCACAGACAGCGTTGGTGTGGTCGGCCAATGACGAAATGGCGTTGGGGGCGATGGACGCACTCAAGGAGGCCGGGCGAGCGCCGGGCAGGGAAGTGTTATTCAGCGCGGTCAACAGCTCGCCTGAAGCGTTGCAGGCGCGTCTTGACGGACGCCTGAGTGTGCTGGTGGCCGGGCACTTTACCCTCGGCGGTTGGGCGATGGTGGTGCTGCATGACGATGCCCGTGGGCTGGACATGGCGCAGTACGGCGGGCGTGAGCGCAGGCTCGGGCTCTTTCGAATGATTGACCCACCACACGCCACGCGCCTTTTGCAGTTGCAGGGGCGCGAGGACTACGGTGTGGATTTTCGTGCGCTGTCGGCCCAGGGCAAGCCAGCCACCTACCGTTACCCGTTCAGCCTGCAATTGCTGATGCACTGACCGGGCTCAAACCCCGGCCAGGTGCAGCACCAGCTTGACGATACCAAACAGGGTCAAGGCAAAGACGGCAGTGAACAGAACGCCCAGCACCACAAAGTGACTGGGCTTGCCGTGGGTAAAGTCGCGGGCGCGGTTTTTGCCGCTTTGCACGCCGAAGGCGGCGGCCATGACGCTGTGAAGCATCTGCCAGAACGTCGGTGGCTTTTGGTTGGCTGGATCGTCCATACATCCCCCGGTAAAGGTGTGTATGGACAGCATAGTCAATCCCGCGATCAGTTGTCGTAACCCAGGTTTGGCGCCAGCCAGCGCTCGGTCACACTCAAGTCCTGATCCTTGCGCGCGGTGTAGCTCGCCACCTGATCCTTGTCGATCTTGCCCACGGCAAAGTACTGCGCCTGCGGGTGGGCGAAGTACCAGCCGCTGACCGCCGCTGCCGGGAACATCGCGTAGTGCTCGGTGAGGAACACGCCGCTGCGGCCGGCCTGCATTTCGCGGGCTTCAGGGTCCAGAAGTTGGAACAACTGGGCCTTCTCGGTGTGATCCGGGCACGCCGGGTAGCCTGGAGCAGGGCGGATGCCGCTGTACTGTTCCTTGATCAGCGCTTCGTTATCCAGTTGCTCGTCCTTGGCGTAGCCCCAGTGCTCTTTACGCACCTGCTGGTGCAGCCACTCGGCGCAGGCTTCGGCCAGGCGGTCGGCCAGGGCCTTGACCATGATCGAGTTGTAGTCGTCGCCAGCGTCCTGGTAGGCCTTGGCGACTTCTTCGGCGCCGATGCCGGCGGTGGTGATGAAACCGCCGATGTAGTCGGTCACGCCGCTGTCCTTGGGCGCCACGAAGTCGGCCAGGGAGAAGTTGGGCTTGCCGTCGGTCTTGATGATCTGCTGGCGCAGGTGGTGCAGTTTGGCAATCGGCTGGCCATCGTCGTCGTAGACTTCCAGGTCATCGTCCTGCACCTGGTTGGTCGGCCAGAAACCGACCACGGCGCGGGCGCTGATGAGCTTTTCGTCGATCAGCTTCTTGAGCATTTCCTGGGCATCGGCGTACAGCGCGGTGGCGGCTTCACCGACCACTTCGTCTTCAAGGATGCGCGGGAATTTGCCGGCCAGGTCCCAGGAAATGAAGAACGGCGTCCAGTCGATGTACTCGGCCAGGACGTTAAGGTCGATATTGTCCAGCACTTTGGAACCGGTAAAGGTCGGCTTGACCGGCGTGTACGTGCTCCAGTCGAACTGCGGCTTCTTGGCAATCGCCGCCGGGTAGCTCAGTCGCTCGGTGCGGGCGCTGCGGTTGGAGGTGCGCTCGCGCACGTCGATGTATTCCAGGCGGGTTTTCTCGACAAAACCGGCCTTCAATTCCTTGGACAACAACTGGGTGGCCACGCCCACGGCGCGGGACGCGTCGGTGACGTAGATCACGGCGTCATTGCTGTACTTCGGTTCGATCTTCACCGCCGTGTGGGCCTTGGAGGTGGTGGCGCCACCGATCATCAGCGGCAGGTGGAAATCCTGGCGCTGCATCTCGCGGGCGACGTGCACCATCTCGTCAAGGGAAGGCGTGATCAGGCCGGACAGGCCGATGATGTCGCACTTCTGTTCCTTGGCCACTTGCAGGATCTTCTCGGCCGGCACCATTACGCCCAGGTCGACAATGTCGTAGCCGTTGCAACCCAGCACCACGCCGACGATGTTCTTGCCGATGTCGTGCACGTCGCCCTTGACGGTGGCCATCAGGATCTTGCCCTTGGCTTCCGGCTTGTCGCCTTTTTCCAGCTCGATGAAGGGGATCAAGTGGGCCACGGCCTGCTTCATCACCCGGGCGGATTTCACCACCTGGGGCAGGAACATTTTGCCGGCGCCGAACAGGTCGCCGACGATGTTCATGCCGGACATCAGCGGGCCTTCGATCACCTCGATCGGGCGCGCGAACGACTGCCGGGATTCTTCGGTGTCTTCGACGATGTGGGTGGTGATGCCCTTGACCAGCGCGTGTTCCAGGCGTTTGTTGACGTCCCAGCCACGCCACTCTTCGGTCTCGGCTTCCTTGACGCTGCCGTCGCCCTTGTACTTGTCGGCGATGGCGAGGAGGGCGTCGGTGCCTTCCGGCGTGCGGTTGAGCACCACGTCTTCCACGGCGTCGCGCAGCTCGACCGGGATCTGGTCGTAGATTTCCAGTTGGCCGGCGTTGACGATACCCATGCTCAGGCCATTGCGGATCGCATACAGCAGGAACACCGAGTGGATCGCCTCGCGCACCGGGTTGTTGCCCCGGAACGAGAACGACACGTTGGACACGCCGCCCGAGGTCAGTGCATACGGCAGCTCGTCGCGGATGTAGGCACAGGCGTTGATGAAGTCGACGGCGTAGTTGTTGTGCTCTTCGATACCGGTGGCCACCGCGAAGATGTTCGGGTCGAAGATGATGTCTTCCGGAGGGAAGCCGACTTCGTTCACCAGGATGTCGTAGGAGCGTTTGCAGATCTCTTTCTTGCGCGCCTCGGTGTCGGCCTGGCCGGCTTCGTCGAAGGCCATCACCACCACTGCAGCGCCGTAGCGCTTGCACAGCTTGGCGTGGTGAATGAACTGCTCGACGCCTTCCTTCATGCTGATGGAGTTGACGATGCCCTTGCCCTGGATGCATTTCAGGCCGGCTTCGATCACTTCCCACTTGGAGGAGTCGATCATGATCGGTACGCGGGAGATGTCCGGTTCGCCGGCAATCAGGTTGAGGAAGGTCACCATGGCCTTCTTCGAATCCAGCATGCCTTCGTCCATGTTGATGTCGATCACCTGGGCGCCGGCTTCCACCTGCTGCAGGGCGACTTCCAGGGCTTCGGTGTAGTTGTCTTCGCGGATCAGGCGGGCGAAGCGGGCGGAGCCGGTGATATTGGTGCGCTCGCCGACGTTGACGAACAACGAGCGGCGATCAATCGTGAACGGTTCCAGGCCCGACAGGCGGCACGCCTTGGGGATGTCCGGGATCGGACGCGGGGCGTAACCGGCCACGGCCTTGGCGATGGCTTCGATGTGGCCCGGCGTGGTACCGCAGCAGCCGCCGACGATGTTGAGGAAGCCGCTCTGGGCGAACTCTTCGATGACCTTGGCAGTTTGCGACGGCAGTTCGTCGTACTCGCCGAATTCGTTGGGCAGGCCGGCGTTCGGGTGCGCGGAAACGTGGGTGTTGGCCTTGTTCGACAACTCTTCCAGGTACGGGCGCAACTCGCTGGCGCCCAGGGCGCAGTTCAGGCCCACCGACAGCGGCTTGGCGTGGCTGACCGAGTTCCAGAAGGCTTCGGTGGTCTGGCCCGACAACGTACGGCCGGAGGCGTCGGTGATGGTGCCGGAGATCATGATCGGCAGTTCTACGTTCAGCGCCTCGAACACGCCCTGCACGGCGAAGATCGCAGCCTTGGCGTTGAGGGTGTCGAAGATGGTCTCGATCAGGATCAGGTCGGCGCCGCCCTCGATCAGGCCCTTGGTGGCCTCGGTGTAGTTTTCCACCAGCTCATCGAAGGTCACGTTGCGGTAGCCGGGGTTGTTCACGTCGGGCGACAGCGAGCAGGTGCGGCTGGTCGGGCCGAGCACGCCGGCGACGAAACGCGGCTTGGCCGGGTTTTCAAGGGTCTTGGCGTCGGCGATCTTGCGGGCCAGGCGTGCGCCTTCTACGTTTAACTCGTAGGCCAGCTCCTCCATGCCATAGTCGGCCATGGAAATGCGCGTGGCGTTGAAGGTGTTGGTTTCCAGGATGTCGGCGCCGGCATCCAGGTAGGCTTTTTCGATGCCGCCGATCACGTCCGGACGGGTGATCACCAGCAGGTCGTTATTGCCCTTGACATCGCTCGGCCAGTCAGCGAAGCGTTTGCCACGGTAGTCTTGCTCTTCCAGCTTATAGCTCTGGATCATCGTGCCCATGCCGCCGTCGAGGATCAGGATGCGTTCCTTGAGGGTTTGGTGGAGGGCTTGCAGACGAGCGCTACGATCGGGCATGGGACTACTCTGGTCAGGTATTACGGAGGGCGAAGATCATAGCAAACCTGTGCGCTTTTAGAGCATGCACCGGTTTTGCATGAATATCGCTCATGTTGTCGAGGATGTTACATCGGTAGAATCGCCGGGTTTTTCACTGTACGCATTGAATCGGGACCGGGAACATGTCACTTCGCCTTATCGCCAGCGCCGCGTTTGCGCTGTTCGCTCTCACCGCACAGGCAGAAGGTCCCGCCCCGGC
Proteins encoded:
- a CDS encoding nitrite/sulfite reductase codes for the protein MYVYDEYDQRIIEDRVKQFRDQTRRYLAGELSEEEFRPLRLQNGLYVQRFAPMLRVAVPYGQLTSRQTRMMAKIARDFDKGYAHISTRQNVQFNWPALEDVPDILAELATVQMHAIQTSGNCLRNVTTDQFAGVAADELIDPRPWCEIVRQWTTFHPEFAYLPRKFKIAINGSTSDRAAIEVHDIGLEPVHNAAGELGFRVLVGGGLGRTPVVGAFINEFLPWQDLLSYLDAILRVYNRYGRRDNKYKARIKILVKALTPEVFAQKVDAEMEHLRGGQTTLTDAEVHRVAKHFVDPDYKALSNQDAELAELDQQHPGFARWRTRNTLAHKKPGYVAVTLSLKPTGVAPGDITDKQLDGVADLAERYSFGQLRTSHEQNIILADVEQSQLFNLWGELREQGFATPNIGLLTDIICCPGGDFCSLANAKSIPIAESIQRRFDDLDYLFDIGELDLNISGCMNACGHHHVGHIGILGVDKKGEEFYQVSLGGSASRDASLGKILGPSFAQEAMPDVIGKLIDVYVEQRTEDERFIDTYQRIGIDLFKERVYAANH
- the metH gene encoding methionine synthase, whose product is MPDRSARLQALHQTLKERILILDGGMGTMIQSYKLEEQDYRGKRFADWPSDVKGNNDLLVITRPDVIGGIEKAYLDAGADILETNTFNATRISMADYGMEELAYELNVEGARLARKIADAKTLENPAKPRFVAGVLGPTSRTCSLSPDVNNPGYRNVTFDELVENYTEATKGLIEGGADLILIETIFDTLNAKAAIFAVQGVFEALNVELPIMISGTITDASGRTLSGQTTEAFWNSVSHAKPLSVGLNCALGASELRPYLEELSNKANTHVSAHPNAGLPNEFGEYDELPSQTAKVIEEFAQSGFLNIVGGCCGTTPGHIEAIAKAVAGYAPRPIPDIPKACRLSGLEPFTIDRRSLFVNVGERTNITGSARFARLIREDNYTEALEVALQQVEAGAQVIDINMDEGMLDSKKAMVTFLNLIAGEPDISRVPIMIDSSKWEVIEAGLKCIQGKGIVNSISMKEGVEQFIHHAKLCKRYGAAVVVMAFDEAGQADTEARKKEICKRSYDILVNEVGFPPEDIIFDPNIFAVATGIEEHNNYAVDFINACAYIRDELPYALTSGGVSNVSFSFRGNNPVREAIHSVFLLYAIRNGLSMGIVNAGQLEIYDQIPVELRDAVEDVVLNRTPEGTDALLAIADKYKGDGSVKEAETEEWRGWDVNKRLEHALVKGITTHIVEDTEESRQSFARPIEVIEGPLMSGMNIVGDLFGAGKMFLPQVVKSARVMKQAVAHLIPFIELEKGDKPEAKGKILMATVKGDVHDIGKNIVGVVLGCNGYDIVDLGVMVPAEKILQVAKEQKCDIIGLSGLITPSLDEMVHVAREMQRQDFHLPLMIGGATTSKAHTAVKIEPKYSNDAVIYVTDASRAVGVATQLLSKELKAGFVEKTRLEYIDVRERTSNRSARTERLSYPAAIAKKPQFDWSTYTPVKPTFTGSKVLDNIDLNVLAEYIDWTPFFISWDLAGKFPRILEDEVVGEAATALYADAQEMLKKLIDEKLISARAVVGFWPTNQVQDDDLEVYDDDGQPIAKLHHLRQQIIKTDGKPNFSLADFVAPKDSGVTDYIGGFITTAGIGAEEVAKAYQDAGDDYNSIMVKALADRLAEACAEWLHQQVRKEHWGYAKDEQLDNEALIKEQYSGIRPAPGYPACPDHTEKAQLFQLLDPEAREMQAGRSGVFLTEHYAMFPAAAVSGWYFAHPQAQYFAVGKIDKDQVASYTARKDQDLSVTERWLAPNLGYDN
- a CDS encoding ABC transporter substrate-binding protein, encoding MLKVLCKCLLVLSMPFWAIAQATSVVFLNPGNSTETFWVSYAQFMQAAARDLGLDLRVRYSERNPETTLSQAREALQGSQRPDYLVLVNEQYIAPQILRLSEGSGVKLLIVNNALTADQTQLLGAGKYPNWIGSMVADDEEAGYLMLTQLLRLHGPVAPGQTLDLIAFSGAKTTPAAQLRERGLQRALADNPQVRLRQLVYGEWSRQRAFDQATQLFKRYPQTALVWSANDEMALGAMDALKEAGRAPGREVLFSAVNSSPEALQARLDGRLSVLVAGHFTLGGWAMVVLHDDARGLDMAQYGGRERRLGLFRMIDPPHATRLLQLQGREDYGVDFRALSAQGKPATYRYPFSLQLLMH
- a CDS encoding DUF2970 domain-containing protein; amino-acid sequence: MDDPANQKPPTFWQMLHSVMAAAFGVQSGKNRARDFTHGKPSHFVVLGVLFTAVFALTLFGIVKLVLHLAGV